AAGCCAGTGTTGTCTATGGTTTCAATGTTGCTGTGCTAAGCTTAATGCTACAGAGTCGTGTGTCAGACCCATATTATGGCTCCCAAATGCCTAAAATTAGATAATACCCTTATATATACAATATGCGTTTTGGAGgttctttttcttcaaattacttttattttaattaaatacatttttctcatgttttggatttttttttttacacatttgataAGCAAGTATTTGCAATTTGTAACAAATACGTTGATGTATTTTTGCCTATCTCTGACTGTAGCTTATACACCACCTTCAGAAGCTACCACCACTACACCACCTTCAGAAGCTGTCAACATTGGACTACCTTTAGAAGCTAATACCACTACACCACCTTCAGGACCTAGTACCACTACACCACCTTCAGTTGCTAACACCACTACACCACCTTCAGAAGCTAATACCACTACACCACCTTCAGTTGCCAACACCACTACACCACCTTCAGAAGCTAATACCACTACACCACCTTCAGAAGTTACCAACACTACAAAACCTGCAGAAGTTACCACGCCAACAGCAGATCCGGCTGGTCCATCCACAACACCAACACCTactgcaacaacaacaccagCTCCTACAACAACAAAGCTTCCTGGTAATTTCACCTTTGTCCAAAAATAAATTTACCCTGTTTCCAAGATGTCATCGTTTTCTGTACTGTAAacccttatatatatatatttttatttatttattttttgcctttaaagACCCTTGTTTTGGAAACACATGTGGCGATGGGAGCACCTGTGCGCCTCGTTTCAATCAAAGCTATGCATGCTTGTGCTTGGCTGGTGAGAACTACAATAATGAAAGCAGAAGATGTGAGAGTGGTAAGTATTTGTTTGCATACTAACACTATGAGGTTGTTACTCCGTGAGAAAGTGACTTAATGAATTATAATACAAAAGTCTAGTATGGGATGTAGGAGGACCTTGTTGAGAAGTGTTACTGTAAGCCATATTATCATCCTTTTTAGCATCATATTTGTACTCTTGGGGTCTACTAGGATAGGTTTACATGCAGAAAAAAGTGTGGGAGGAAAAGCTTAATTTagagtgaaatgtgttttttgtacgTATACATtgataacatgcacaaaaaaacatataacaCACTTACAGAATATCAGGTCGGTCAAAGTGATTACCACCTTTTGAAGACAAGTTACACTTCAATtgtttaagaaaacaacttaagCTGTCCTATCTTTACTTTGAGGTTGCTAGGTAAGCAGAGAACATTTTGTGCTAGCCTTGTCTTGAGTCTCAGTGCTAAGCTACCGGTAGGTGCCTTTATTTAATGGACCGACAGGAGAGTGAAtttatcttctcatctaactcggcaagaaagtgaaaaagcttATATTCCTAAATAATTTGTTATAACAGGAGTGCATACAACTTTCCTAAGATGATATTTTCCTATTTTAGCCAAAGTTTTCCCTGGACAACTCACCCTGGCTGGATTCATTTACAATGAAAAAATGTCTGACATTACATCACAAGAATTTGAAGTTGTCTCAAAAACTATTACTGAAGAGGTAggcaagtttttattttttattttattctttcgGAATACAATTCAGGTAAAGCACACcccttgtgttgtttgaatAGGACTCATCTATTTTGCAAGGAGTGACACAGATATTTAATAATtctattattttatatacagtatattattttaactttcctgtaGCTCACAGCTAACTAACCGTGGCCGTGGCATTATATCTGATGCAACAGCAAAGACTTAATGCCAGTGATAGTTCACTTAATTCACCAGTGCTACACTCCATGCATGTGGCAATGAATGTACTTTGTTGTTACATAATATCTATTTATCCCAGGAGTGAAGTTGATCTAAAGGGGTTGTCAGCTGATGtcccaaacaaaatgtttttttcttcttctccaaaACACAGCTGTTGAATGTTTTCAAAGGCTCTGTGGGTTACTCTACATCTATAGTGTTAGCACTCGGGTAAGTCAGACTCACAATGATCTGACTGTCTATCAGTCTAGAACCACACTTCCTACAGTCCACTTAAAGCATGTTGATTGCAGAATATGATCATCATTAAGTATGATTTTTGTCTATACAGGCCCACTAAAACCAGTAAAGTTTGGTCAAGGTCTGAGACAGGGGTCAGAGCAGATGTAGAGATCATCTTCTCAGAACAGGCTGAAATCACAACAGCACAAGTTGCAGAGACGATGAAAACAGCCAGCAGTGGAGACGGTGTTCTGGAAGGTGCAGTTTTTGAAGGTAAGTCTGTCAATCAAGTGTGAATGTCACTACTTTATCCAGTTTGATGGTGAGAATAATAttcaaacaagacatttgatttCAGGAAGAACTTAATTGAAGAGTTTTGTGTCAAAATGCTGTATGCTACATCTGCAGCATTGTCTGAAATGAATTCATGAATTGAGTCATTTTATTTGGTCCTGTTGAGGGCAGGTTAGCGAGGGCCcgttcatcgctgcttgcagctttaattttatttgtcatcAGTTATGAATCTGATTAGAAGTACATGTTTAGGCCCTCTGTCAAAGCACATATAGGGATATTTGTACAGTGTACAGAGTATCATTCAGCCAATGAGTAATAACGTCCTACTAATAACGGTATTTGTTCAACTCAATTGAATTTTGTGTAATAACTCTATCtcatcttattttttattttttttttcatttaaaggtaCAGACCTGTGTGAGAAGAAGCCCTGTGATGAGAGCAGTACAACGTGCAAATGGACAGATGGATCGTTTACCTGCACCTGTTTGAACAATTACATTGAAACGGACTTCACTACCAAACTGTGTGTTGGTAAGGGCCTTTATTGAGTGTGAGAAATATACAGACTATGCGTTAcataacaacctttttttttttatctaactcCCTctactttttctactttttctacttttccaGCTTGTCCCAGCGGTCAACAAGCTGAGGGTTCCAAAAAATGTGTCAAGTGAGTGTTTGAATGTCAAAGCATTATCCGTTTTGTAAAAACAACGTTCTATCCAATTAAATACCTTATTATATTTCAACAACATTTAATACAAATCATAGTGAGAGGGGAAAAGCAGAGTGCCACTGTTAATATGACCTGTGTCTGTAGAGAGCATGGGTAGAAATGAAATCATATGACATTATAAAATGAACCATTCTTCTTGTCTTTCAGTTGTCCATTTGGTTATTCTGGTTTTAACTGCAGTGAATGTGAGTATAAAAGCATGTATTTGACAATAAAGGCAAGAACAACAGACATTCCAAGATGAACATGAGTAATCCCTTTTTGACAATAGTGATTCATCCAATATATCAAATCAGAGGGAGCCCCAACCTATCCTGACACAGTAACATACAGCACAAAATCCAtagaaaataatagaaaataataaacattgaTAAAACATGGGTCGCCAAGCATTTTAGTAGTCAGAACCACAACTTGATTGAACTACATTACATGGACATTGGATCTTCTTCAAAGGGAGGAATACTGGATGCACTTTCTTAACACCCTCATTCTTAACAGTATGACTTAGAGAATTTTATTTGCTTGTTTCTTATGAATTTGtgacatctttttttaagttaaaagaatactatactatatataaagaANNNNNNNNNNNNNNNNNNNNNNNNNNNNNNNNNNNNNNNNNNNNNNNNNNNNNNNNNNNNNNNNNNNNNNNNNNNNNNNNNNNNNNNNNNNNNNNNNNNNCATTGGGTTTTGTTAGCATGGAAGCTGGTGCTGGTAATCGTTGGCTCTGTGCTCGGGGGACTGCTGCTCATCACACTCATTCTTCTGCCTATAGTGGCACTCAAGTGAGTTTCTCATCTATTCACTCACCCATGTCTAGTCATTCATTACTGCCTCTGCCTCTGTGTCATGTTCATCTCTCACTTACGCTAAACATTAACCTTTATGTAACCCATCAGATTAATTATGAACCTTTATTATTGTGTCATGGTACCCTGGTGTTTTCAACGTGTCATTATTTTAGAAACACATATATTTAGGACTTAATTTAAGTCATAGAAAATCAATTCACAAATGCAATGATGCCTTTTACGCAGACATACAGATTCAGCGACAGTAGAATGTAAtgtgttaatttgttttattttgttagatCCTCAAAGAAAAGCTCCAAGATGGACAAAAATGCAGATATTGGGAAGCCTTACATTAGCCACCCTCCTGCCAATAAACCATTGGTTAACAGCAGCTTCGCCAACAGCCAGGCGACCTCTGTTAACAGGCAAGCCAACGGCCTGTCAGCCTTTGCCAATGCTGGGGTGCCCAGGATCCCACGGGCCACAACCACCAGCTGGGACAGCAGGCCCGACCTGGAGATGTCTCCAAACACCAGCCGGCAAAACTTGATCCCTGTGGGGAGGAACTCTGTGAGTATACGTCTGTGTATTTGATGAACTAAGAGGAGCAACGTCGGAGAGTAGTAAGGGTTgattaaaaagtataaaatgtaaaaactattTCCTAGAAAGGTTTGGTTCATGGAACAGAAAGAGCCAAAGTAGAATGTTATTAGAAACTACTCAGAAGAGTAAGAGAAGTTAACGTTTGGGATACACATGGCTGGTTTTGCAATTCCCTCATGAAGAAACTCTCTTTTTTCATTGTAGCGTTACTACGACGACCATGATGACAACCAGTATGCTCAGGCTCCCTCCCGGACTAACCCCTATGCCCAGAATCGACCTGAGATCAACCCATATGCTCAGAACCAAGGCAACAGCAATCCTTACTACATGCACGACGATGAAAGACGGTTGAATTAATGAAGATGATCAAAGATTCCTCCTGCAGTGACATTTACCCAGATCAAGACCTCTTCCCcctccccaaataactgtacaCCATTAAAACACCATCATGCTGAGCGTTGTGGGAATAGAAACACAAACGTTTCATAGGTCCTATGCAGTATTGTGAACGCTATGTTGATCCATTATAAGCTTTCATAAATCATTCCTTTCATTCCTTTATTATTCTTTGTTCATGTTTGGGATATGATCTGCACTGTAGGTCTTTATAAAAGGTTCTTAGTATCATTCTTGTTAATTAATGAGAACATTACTCTTTTGAGAATGTCTAATTGTTCATTGATATTGACAGACAGAAATGAGGAGCTGTTCGATACCATTGCACAGATAATGTCTCCCTCGTCTATGTATTTACAACTTCTTACCACCATGTTTTGTTTCACTCAGATTTTGTAAACGAgatgaagcttttttttttatgaaatagaATTAAATGACTTATTCCTCCAAATCAGAGCATGTTAGGGCCCTCTATATATTTCATGTTATTATTTGTATAAATGTTTACTAAATTGAAattgtttggtgttttattttgttcaacTGAGTCACTTTTCAAGCGGTTATTCAACATGAATTAAATAGTATTACAATATTTAGAACTATTTTACCACgtatcttattttattattttgtctttttctgtcacaACAAATCATCACaatatttaattgattttaaccctgtgaatatatttaaaaaaaaaacttttttagtAATAAATAAAGATTTCCCATTACttataattttcatttataatCTAAACATATTTTAGCCATCCCCATTAAtcaacttattattattattattattattattattaataaactgCTTTTGTCAAGTCAAACACCAATCACCGTGTATGCCATGTACAAAGGTGGTTTCAGTGTGCACTGCTGTCTCTCATTCTTCCGCTGGAGGGCGTCATGAACACAGGGTCAACATACAAGCAGGAGGCCAATGCATGGTGCCTAAACTGATGGGTTTTTCTGCAGGTCAGCTTCCCTTTTAATCTGGTCCCAAAGAAGTAAAAATGCTTTAAAGAAATAGACATTGAGTGTGTCCCTTTAAAGTAATAGtccaaatatatttacatttacaaaatgtaaagattGTCCTTAAAGTTTCCTATTGTGCTGTGGACAGTAAAGCGTGTGGGTTCCTCCTCTCAAACAAATACATCATTCTACATCACTGTAGATGTGTTTACGGAATTTAAGTTAAAAGCAAATGTGTCCGTTTTCAATGCGTTgtacaaatgttattttttagaaGAAAAGAACAGTGAAACAGTGACTGCACAGCAGGTATATCAGCTAGAGGGGCGTGGCGCAGTGGAAGATACATAACCCCTAGTTgatccagaggcgtgcaacctctgatatatagcaaaaatgtaagttgctttggataaaagcatcagctaaatgatatgtaatgtatgaaaaaaacacttggtcTAAAGCTTGAGTGGCTGggaacacatatataataatttgtgtTGTGGGAAGATAACATCTGATTTGTTGAATGCTGATATACCCTGTGCCGGAACACGTACTAAATATGATCATATTTAGCTGTAGCTTGATGACAGTTGTTTCTCTACTGAGGAAGATAAATATGACAAAACAGCATTTGCCACTAGTAGATATTCACcactttttgtttgtctcaAAGCAATATCCCTGTGTGCTGTAAACCAATTAAGCAGATATACTGTGACaatgtcaaatgttgaaaaatgcaataaaagccACCAAAGCTGTCAATGTTAAGTTTGTTTGATGGTTGTAGCTAATGTGTCAGTCAATTAATTGACATTAGGATTTCCCAAAAAGCTCATTTAATAATAATCTTATTTGTTATTCTCAAAGTGTGAAATTTATTGACCATAACACATCCCTGTAGTTGTGCAAGACAAATGTATCATTtatgtagaaaatgtaaaaatagtaCCTACAACACATTTCTTAAGACCTTATATTGTACACAAACACCTTTCCTAAATGCAATTACAAAAGGTATATCAACAATGTGTATTGCACATATATTGTATTTGCGTGCAATTAATTAAACAGCTGTCATATACACTCATATACCCTTTTTTTACCACATCACACATGACTACCTTTGTGTACACCAATCTTACAAAATATATTCAGATTGGAATTATGTTCTTAAAGGTTCTTTGTAGGATGTAAAGAACTAATAAAAGAAGAAGGCTTGTTAAAAAACTCTCATGATCATCACTATTTTCAGGACCGGTGTAGACTGTATCAACTCTGGTATTGGCAAATTGAACAGTTTTGCTGATGTGGACAATATACCAACAGGTAAAAGTTAATCTTAGATGAAGTTTATGTAAAGAAGCGAGCCATAAAAGCTGTGTTACAGTATGTCACGTTGTTGGTCTGCTGGTGGCTCCGGGTCGAACATCTCAGTCCCAAAGGCTTTATCTTCCTCAGGCTCATAACACAGTCAGATGTAGCATGACTGTACATACTCTGTCAAACggacacaaaaattaaataatggtCCTTAGAAGTCTTCATCTTCTGTCTCTTCTACTGTTGGCCAAAGGAATTCAAATTTCTCAAGGTACGTATCTTCTTGATTTCACAACAATATGTTTTCTAGTCACACATTGTTGTTAAAACTTAGTAATGAGAGAAGAATAAACATACTTGCTAATGGTCAGGATTGGGAATTTTGGATGTATGCATCATCAGTGTTATTTTGACCAAAATATTGAGTTTTAagggatttcattttttataattactgtagtttttaaactgtaaaaatgtttagAGGTCTGTGCTTGGAGTTCCTTGACACCCCAAGAAATTATTGCATGAATTAAAATCACGACAATTTTAgctgttttaatttattaacacaacaatctatttttttaaagttgactTGCGAAattataaaaattatatattataaaatattgtgaaaataattttttttaaagtaaaggtttacacacaaatatatatgtatgataAAATTTACGTGTCTCTGTGCTAGTTTAGACAACAATTATCTATTTTAAATGATGCGCTGCCAAGGTAATAGGACCTACTGTTTATTTATGGTTAAGAATTAACTTTCCTTTAATTACAGAATCACATGTTTTCAGGTTCAAATGTTGCACACTTAGTGTGGCTTCAGCTGTCATAAAAATGGTAACTCATTTGTCAAGGAAAttgtaaaaagtttttttttaaatttaagcaTGGACATTGCCTTCCAGGGAAATCTaacattgcattttaaacatattaaatgCGTAAACCTATTCTAAGGCACTCCATGCAACTAAAATCATGCAGGTCGAGACTACATTATTACCTTAAAAAGATGAATGATAACAGTCGTTTAAAACTCAtcctcctgtctgtgtgtgtgtgtatgtgtgtgtgtgtgtgtgtgtgtgtgtgtgtgtgtgtttgtgtatttttttgtaggAAGTTGTGGCAATGGGGAGTTTCAGTGTACTAATGGACAATGCATCAACATAGCTTGGAAGTGTGATGGGACTAAAGACTGTGCAGATGACTCTGATGAGCTGAACTGTCGTGAGTATGACAATCATAGGCGCAATTTACAGGGGGAATGGGGGGGTCACccccccaataatcaaaactgtcCAGCACAACATAGACACAGATAGATGTCTGTTAACTGGGGAAGTTTTTGGCaggaaaagaacaaacaaataaagGAACATAAAACCATACCCCAACACAGTACTATTATTTATGTGTaaacttttcaaatgttctGTTCTTTGTGGCAGCCCCTCCATCATGCACCTTGCAGCAATTTCAATGTGTGACAAGCGGTGAATGCATCTCTTTGGGATTTGTCTGCGATGGAGAGGAGGATTGCATCGATGGCTCAGATGAACAAAGAACCTGTGGTATGCagcatttattgttattgtggtGTTGTTTACAGTGAGAGACTGACTCAAAAAATATCATGAAAATGGAATGAAAGTAGTGCATGTGAAGTTTCATATCATGCTGTAAAAAGCTGCATGTTCATGTGCAGTAATGAAGAGTAAAACCACTAGGTGGCCACATCAAGTCATTATAAAACTGAAGCCTTTTAATAATGAAATGCACAGAGTGAGAATTAAACTTGTAAATAAACTTCATGATTAAGCATGTTGTGATTTCACATTCCAAATTACAATTCTGCAACATTGCATTTTAAGACTAAACCCAGTCACATGTTCTCGGTTCAGGTGGACGGACCTGCAGCCCGGACCAGTTCACCTGCCAGGAGGGCCAGTGCATCCCTGGCAATTACAGATGTGACCATGTAAAGGACTGCGTGGACAACTCTGATGAGAACAACTGCAGTAAGTCTTTTACATCCAAACTTAGGACACTGTACTTTGAAATTAGTCCAAAATTCCCAACACTGATGTATACTGTAAGATATTTTTGTTCACCTCAATACTTTAAGGTTTTTTATATTGATCCTTTTATTTGCATTATTGCGCAGGAAATTGGTAGTccttttaattaataaataagtttgtgttttcttttgcagactATGCACATTGCACTGAGAAGACATGTGCTAATGGAGCCTGTTACAACAACTCTCAGTACTGCAATGGGCTGCAGAACTGTAGAGATGGCTCTGATGAATTTAACTGCAGTGAGTAAATAAGACTCATAGCAAACCCAGATGTCTTGGTTTAGTGATGGTTTAGCAGATACTTAAAAACATGTATGTTCTGTTCTGTAACACTAAGAACAAATGGAAGCTGGGTatcatcatgttaaataaagaaaacgttTTCTATGCAAAATAGTTGCTTCAGATAACATGGTAGGAATAGAGCAGTGATGTTGTGGTGTAAATGTTtactgagttaaaaaaaaatctttgtcctgtaaaataataacaaagtgAATAATGGGACATTGGTATTAATAAAGTTAAATTGGTCTTATACGTTTGGATCACAGCCAAGCATAGATTGAAAGTTGGGAGTGTATTGCTCATAGTAGACAATTctatgttaaaaatgaaaagatatgCTATCACAAGACACATATTTTTTTGATTGAAcatattacattacaacatttcaGCCACATACTCAATATAACGATCCAGAGAAAACATGCatattagttaaaataaataaataataaatttaaaaaatagtataGGCCTACGTAACATTTCCTGATGATTAATTAATTTAGTGTTATATTTTTCatgttgaaaatataaaattatatttttacactTAATTTTGATATTAGGATTATACACAATAATGTGTCATTCGAgtccaaaaagtaatttaatgtGCACCGACAATGGTGAAAATAATTGCGTTAAAGATTGTGGTTCATCTTtgcaaacaatacatttgtttatttaattatctCTGTGCATTGTTCAtttgaagatgatgatgacCATACACTCTGCCAGTACTACTAACAAGACGTTCATATTTGTCTTAGGCTACATTTCCGGTCACcgtctttgttttgtgtttagcTAAATGACAATTTACGTTATGGCAAGATTAAAACAAAGATTGAGAAGCAGAGCAACATTTCTTATTCCAGCTGGATATAATGGTGGTCAAGGAAActcaaaatgtcttcaaaacAGCTGTAAGTGttataaataatcttaaaatgtttctttgaaCAAACTTTGGCGTCTACTTATCTTCAGCATAAATTAAACGTATGCTGAAACGTTAGTTAGCTTGTTAAGCTTGTTAAGCTAACTAACGTTACCTTTTggttctttttcagtttttacttCCTCGTGCATTTGGTGACCCTAAAATTGAAACGTATTTAGCTGTTGCTTCAGTTTATGTTGCCCATAGTTCAAGGTTGTTTGACTTCAAGTGTACGTGCCTCATTTTTTTAGCACTTCTGAATTCACTcgctgtgttttattttcagcgTCACAGCACTGCCCCATCCACCAGTATCAGTGTGCTAATGGCTACTGTATCCCTAATTCCTTTGTGTGTGACCACTGGAACGACTGCGGGGACAACAGTGATGAGCAAGACTGTGGTAAAGATGAAAGTGTTTTGACAGGATTTGGTTTGACCATGATCCTGTTTTGTGTCACTTCGGTATGTAATTTCCATCTGAAACAAATTGGACAGTAGGCCTAGATATGATGTTAAAGTTATCTTATTAAAAGACTAATCTGTTCAACCgtaaatgttgtaaatgcaACCCCGCAAATTCAAAATGCAGTGGTTTCTCATGTTCAAGTTGCTCAATAGTTTAATGCAAGGTCCTATTGCATACAGGTTAAGTGTATAAATATGGGCAACAGTTATGTCTGTATGGAAGACAAACTGTTTATTATTCTAAACAGATTTACAAAAAtcattccttttaattttaaaattgttacGCTCCAAAAAGGCTTTTATCAAAGGCTGTAAATCTATAAgtgttatatttattgttaagaagagtgtttttttttgtgtgttttttttatggccATGATTGAGATGACAAATCTGAATCCTATGTATTTATTCTTAAGCGTACCAGAGCTGTAATGGCGGTGAGTTCACATGTTCCAGTGGTCGTTGCATTCCTCAGCGCTGGGTGTGTGACCATTTCAATGACTGTGGGGACTACAGTGATGAGAAAGGATGTGGTGAGATAACTTGTTCTTATTAGCAGTTTAAACTGTATATTCAATATTGCACAATCATAAGTTGTATTGGTATAGATGTGGTTTCATTAAAGATTGACCACTGTGAGAAACAAATGACTGCAGTGATGGAATAacccattttgaaaaaatggtAGCAGAAGACTTTAAGGAAACGTAAAGAGTAGTCTAAACAAATGTTGACAGATGACCAAAATATAAAACTGCTATTTGCATAACTTAAACAATagcttgtctttttgtgttttttagatAGTAACTCTAGAGACTGTTACCCTGGTGAGTGGGGATGCCCAGGCTCGTCAGTGTGTATACCAGTGGGCAAAGTGTGTGATGGCAAAACTGACTGTCCTGAAGGAACAGACGAGACCAACACCACAGCACAGCAAACATGCAGTAAGTCCCACagatgttaatgttttacatggGTTAAAAATGTAGAATTCTGCAATGTATGCCTATTATACATGGATGTGTCT
This sequence is a window from Etheostoma cragini isolate CJK2018 chromosome 21, CSU_Ecrag_1.0, whole genome shotgun sequence. Protein-coding genes within it:
- the LOC117937215 gene encoding mucin-13-like, with product MAQKFKLLSVLLLILACLAYTPPSEATTTTPPSEAVNIGLPLEANTTTPPSGPSTTTPPSVANTTTPPSEANTTTPPSVANTTTPPSEANTTTPPSEVTNTTKPAEVTTPTADPAGPSTTPTPTATTTPAPTTTKLPDPCFGNTCGDGSTCAPRFNQSYACLCLAGENYNNESRRCESAKVFPGQLTLAGFIYNEKMSDITSQEFEVVSKTITEELLNVFKGSVGYSTSIVLALGPTKTSKVWSRSETGVRADVEIIFSEQAEITTAQVAETMKTASSGDGVLEGAVFEGTDLCEKKPCDESSTTCKWTDGSFTCTCLNNYIETDFTTKLCVACPSGQQAEGSKKCVNCPFGYSGFNCSESWKLVLVIVGSVLGGLLLITLILLPIVALKSSKKSSKMDKNADIGKPYISHPPANKPLVNSSFANSQATSVNRQANGLSAFANAGVPRIPRATTTSWDSRPDLEMSPNTSRQNLIPVGRNSRYYDDHDDNQYAQAPSRTNPYAQNRPEINPYAQNQGNSNPYYMHDDERRLN